The following coding sequences are from one Mugil cephalus isolate CIBA_MC_2020 chromosome 9, CIBA_Mcephalus_1.1, whole genome shotgun sequence window:
- the daw1 gene encoding dynein assembly factor with WDR repeat domains 1 → MKLKRFLIRYYPPGIILEYEKGGYLRTKSIDLLDLTPEANPDELVAEIRQSEPLITESRAEQVKLLILRLQQKQSQQDHHRFCFCKELKSHILPLTNVAFDKSGSRFITGSYDRTCRVWDTASGTELHSLEGHRNVVYAISFNNPYGDKIATGSFDKTCKLWCAETGKCFHTFRGHMAEIVCLSFNPQSTLVATGSMDATAKLWDVESGEEVATLTGHTAEVLSLCFNTVGNQLVTGSFDHTVAIWDVASGRRIHTLIGHIGEISNVQFNWDCSLIVSGSMDKTCKLWEAASGKCVATLAGHKEEVLDVCFDLSGQLIATASADGTARVFSATTHKCLLTLEGHDGEISKICFSPQGSRVLTAGSDKTARLWDVQSGVCLQILEGHTDEIFSCVFNYEGDTIITGSKDNTCRIWY, encoded by the exons ATGAAACTCAAGCGGTTTCTCATCAGATATTATCCACCAG gtATAATCCTGGAATACGAGAAAGGAGGATATTTGAGGACCAAATCCATCGACCTTCTGGATTTGACTCCAGA AGCAAACCCAGATGAACTAGTGGCAGAAATCAGGCAGTCGGAGCCCCTGATCACAGAGTCCCGGGCTGAACAGGTCAAACTACTGATCCTTCGActacagcagaaacaaagcCAGCAGGACCACCACAGGTTCTGTTTCTGCAAG gagcTTAAGTCACACATACTGCCACTAACAAATGTTGCCTTTGACAAATCTGGGTCAAG GTTTATAACTGGGAGTTATGACAGAACATGCAGAGTTTGGGACACAGCCTCTGGCACGGAGCTGCACTCACTGGAGGGCCACAGAAATGTGGTGTATGCAATATCATTTAACAACCCCTATGG AGACAAGATTGCCACAGGTTCTTTTGATAAGACCTGTAAACTGTGGTGCGCAGAGACCGGAAAATGTTTTCATACTTTCCGGGGACACATGGCAGAAATA GTGTGCCTGTCATTCAACCCCCAAAGTACACTGGTGGCCACAGGCAGCATGGACGCCACTGCCAAGCTGTGGGATGTGGAGAGTGGGGAGGAGGTGGCCACTCTTACT GGTCACACTGCAGAGGTCCTGTCTCTTTGCTTTAACACAGTGGGTAATCAGCTTGTCACTGGCTCCTTCGACCACACAGTTGCCATATGGGATGTAGCTTCAGGAAG GCGTATCCACACTCTGATTGGTCATATAGGTGAAATAAGCAACGTTCAGTTTAACTGGGACTGCTCGCTTATAGTGTCTGGTTCCATGGACAAAACCTGCAAG TTGTGGGAGGCAGCCAGTGGGAAGTGTGTGGCCACCCTGGCTGGACACAAAGAAGAGgtgttggatgtgtgttttGATTTAAGTGGTCAGCTCATTGCTACTGCTTCTGCAGATG GTACAGCACGAGTGTTTAGTGCAACCACGCATAAGTGCCTCTTGACACTAGAAGGCCATGATGGTGAGATCTCCAAG ATCTGCTTCAGCCCTCAGGGCAGCAGGGTCTTGACAGCCGGCTCAGACAAGACAGCTCGTCTGTGGGATGTTCAGTCTGGAGTGTGCCTGCAAATCCTGGAGGGGCACACTGACGAGattttctcctgtgttttcaACTACGAGGGTGACACCATCATTACAG GCAGCAAGGATAACACATGCCGAATCTGGTACTGA